The genomic DNA CCGTAAGGTTAACCCTGTCTGTGTTTAACGTTTCAAAATGATTTACAGTTCTTAGGAATGTAGAGAAGTGCTCAGAAGTAATGTGTTCCAGTAGTAGAGTAACTAGTGTTGTGTATGGTGTCTGTGTGTCAGTAGTGTCCGGCTCGCCGTCCGAGCTGTGTCTGGTTCTGGTGGGCAGCATCAGCTGTGGGAAGACCCTGACAGCGGACACCCTGCTGGGTCAGAGCTCGGCCCCGGGGCCCTCGGCCTCGTCCCGTGTGAGTCAGATCCGCAGCGGTGTGTCTGAGGGCCGGCGGCTGACGATCGTGGAGACCCCTCGCTGGTACTGGCGCGGTCAGCAGGTGGAGGACCACATCCAGGAGGAGACCCTGCGCTTCCTGGGCTCCAGCGCTCCCGGGCCCTtcgtcctcctcttcctcatccccaTCGGAGAGTTCACAGAGGTGGAGCGGCGCATCCCGGATCAGCTGGAGCGCATGTTCGGGCCGTCGGTGCTGGCTCACACGCTGGTGCTGCTCACCTGTGGAGAATACCTGATGGAGCGCGGTGTGGAGCAGTACCTGGGGAAGGAGGCGGGGCTTCAGGAGGTGGTGAGGAGGTGTCATGGCCGCTGTCATGTGATCAGGAACCGCAGACCGGACGACAGACAGCAGGTCCTCGCTCTGCTGGAGAAGGTGAGGAGACTCGGTCCTCTAGTGCTCCAGACCAGATCCCAGTCAGTCCACAACCATCAACAGCTTTCTCTATTTGGCTTTGTGCATCATTTTGAACTGTTTTTTCCTAGGCGTCGTTATAAGCCAGTTTTTTCCTGTCATAAATGTGCAAAGATTTgaattcaaaaacagtatcatagctattaaactcAGAATGATCTGAAAGTAAAAAGAGCTGTTAAAGTCTGATTTCATTTGCTCTGTGACTCTTGACCCAGTGCTGTTTTCTCATCAGATTGAATGCATTTATAACAAAACATTATCATGTTTGATGCTGGAACAAAATAATGGACTTTTGATCTTAATTCAGACTGCTTTAGATGGGATGATTGTGCTTGACAAATCcagtttctttttttgtgtgtgtgtaaatatcaaaaaaattattgaaTCAAGATGAATTTACTTTACATCTAAAATTACTTACTACgtcattttctgaaaaaatatatatatatttgatttagcAAAAATATCTGACCAGAAAAATAATCTTGTGTTGTCTTTTAGTTACGATTACTTGTCTTACCTCATTATTAGCTGATTGTTCTGCTTGTTTTAAGCTTTGCTTCGTTTATTTCTAATATCTTAATATTATttgtcaagtaaatgcatcttgattcaacaatgtttagatatttatactaGAAAATACTAACCaagaaataattttttgcagTTTTTTAGGAGATTTTGGGAAATGTGTGACTAGATTGCTGTGTCTCAGGTGGAGCAGATGATGCAGAGGAACGGAGGATTTCACCTGGAGACACACAGGAGAGGAAAACAAACACTCATCAACACGCTTgaagaaacaggaagtgatgtaatGATTGAGAGACGCCTGACCAACGGGCTTCAGTGTGAGGAAACAGACGGCCGACATACACCGCTGGAGAAAAGCCTGAGCTTCAAACTCAACAGAGGTGCTAAAACTGACCTGTGGACAGATGAACGAACACATGAGAGGAGTGTCCAGTTCTGTTTCTGGAGCTGTTAAACACAGCTGAAGCAGATCATCAGCATCTGAAGGAGCGCTGGACCACGATCTgacctccaggagcaggactggacacgTCTGATCTCATCAAACCAATCGTGCTCATATTACAGCTGAGAGACGGTCTGATTCAGACCAGTGTGCATGCTTCATTAAACATAGAGCGGTctccatcacatctgcagatTGATATCtaagttattatatattttttctcttctcactcacattttgatattaaaatttaataaaacaccAGCTAGGTGAGTTAGCGGattactttaaaaatgtttttgctggAAGAGGAGAGAGGGTCATCATGAGAGGTTATACTCGTGTGACTCTCGGTCAGATGATGGAGATGCCAGAGGTCCAGTACAGCTCCATCAACAGCAGAAGGTTTCTATTATGTGTCCGATCCACCGTCTATGGGATCTTCTGGCTCTCTGTGCATCTGAAGGAGTTTTATCCTGTTATATGGTGCAGCAGGTGAAAGATGTTCATCTGATCATGTCAGGGTCAGGGTTAGGAAACACTAAGACTGACTCTAACCCAAACCAGTCACAGTGATGCAGGAGCTCAGACACTCAGTAGTGAACACTAATCTGTACACTAAGCAGAGTTGAGCTCCAACACTAACTAAACACAgccaggtcttcaggatcactagaaaGCTCCAGGTGAGTGATGCGTCTGCTTCTGTCTCTCGTTCTAGTCCATCAGAGTTTGAACACGGTTTGGGATGGCGGTGACCCTCTAGATTGCTGCTCTGATCCTCTGGATGACTCTTCTTTGCCGGAGCTGAGGCTGGTTCTACTGGGTCGCTGTGGTTCTGGGAAGACTGCGGCTGGGAACATCATTCTGGGAGGTGATGAGTTTGATCTGATGGTGGACTCTGAGCGGTGTGTGAAGGCCCGAGCGCTGGTGGAGGACACACGGGTCAGTATCTCACAGCTCTCCGCCAGACAAAGGGAGAGCGCGAAACGTTTCATTTACAAGCCATGAACCGGTTTGAACTTCGAAGCAGCAGATTCAGGCCGTTGTCGTTATGCACTTGTGTTTGTGCTAGAAAAGGCATCCAAGAAAAGAAAAttgatgtatatatttaagaaaacattCTATAAGTGTGCAAATCCCATTGCAAGAATTCACATACTGATTTGCAGATATACAAAATTAATCCGTGGCTTTTCGTGAATTATTTGACGCACCGTATTCACTGCAGCAGTAGTAGCACAACATGAGCGTACGAGTTTATGGATTTGTGATTCATAGAACAGGATTTGTGCAGCTGCAGTGAAGGATTCGAGAAGatgtattattgatttatttattgtgaattaaagtttgtttttttaagtttggcATTGTTTCTGTTGCGATACTTCAAAACGTGCATAAAAACAGGGTGATAGAAGCATAGCTACTGAATGATGTGTTATATGTGATGAGAACAGCTTTATTTCTACAAAACTGGGGTTATGAAAGGTTTATATTTTGGTTTCGGGagtaaggtcaaaaaacactttcatgcttttataatatgcatttatttttaccttacttgctcaatgactcccaaacgattcgctcaaccattcatttttccaaacctcTTTGCGTGATGCTAGTCTGCGGTGACTGGTCGATTGGATCGTGCCTGTAACGCCTGATGAAGCAGTGTTTGTGaacgcagtgctgctttgtgtacagtgttACCGGGGAAACTGTTTTTACTGCTCCAAAAAGGAATTTTCATTTTGACCAATGCTATAAGACCAGCAAGTGGGCGGGGATATGCTAATGTTCGGTGATGACATCAACATGAAACGGCTTGGGATTCGTTTTGAAAATGACTCGTTTCAaggattcagagtcgactctttcttttgagagactaTAACTTTATACACAGTACACTTTCAGGTTGTTTTTAATTCTCTTAGAgatgtgttacacactgcatgaaagctCATTCTCAAACATCTCTAACAGGGACACTTCAGTCTCACAGCAGACGCCACAAAATACCGAAGAGCTCATTATATCAGTGATGCTGTCGCGACACGACAGATCCCCgacagtaaactgatgcctcgTTCTATTGTGATATGAAGTTCAGATGATTTATAACGATGGCTTTGTCGTGTCCAGTGCAGTACATTGAGGTTGTCTTTGTAGAGGGTTAATAAAGGTGTTTGACTTATTAACtaagtcatttataaattatattatgaatCGTTTTTGAGCCGTCTTACCTGCATGAATATGAATGGTGAATTTAACAGAAGAAAgcgcggggtcagcagagctcattagcatttaaagggacatgcgCCCAAATGGgtcgctg from Carassius carassius chromosome 17, fCarCar2.1, whole genome shotgun sequence includes the following:
- the LOC132160440 gene encoding GTPase IMAP family member 8-like; the encoded protein is MCSSSRVTSVVYGVCVSVVSGSPSELCLVLVGSISCGKTLTADTLLGQSSAPGPSASSRVSQIRSGVSEGRRLTIVETPRWYWRGQQVEDHIQEETLRFLGSSAPGPFVLLFLIPIGEFTEVERRIPDQLERMFGPSVLAHTLVLLTCGEYLMERGVEQYLGKEAGLQEVVRRCHGRCHVIRNRRPDDRQQVLALLEKVEQMMQRNGGFHLETHRRGKQTLINTLEETGSDVMIERRLTNGLQCEETDGRHTPLEKSLSFKLNRVHQSLNTVWDGGDPLDCCSDPLDDSSLPELRLVLLGRCGSGKTAAGNIILGGDEFDLMVDSERCVKARALVEDTRVSVVDTPDWFLSERSPEEVRAQTSSCVALLAPGPHVFLLCVPVDRPAHSELLALSRLEATFGTDAIRRHTMVLFTRSELLPDAAQVEQVEEYIASQKTEMLELVQRCGDRYHILQSGGAKELLEKVQQTVKESGEDFYSTSLFQQNQILTVRRDRDRLNPSRSLDALEEEEASTAPAPARLRSVWPTASRCAGRVPKLLTAGALTGAVLGVFLAGAVGGALGAVLGSVLTEVCRQTLNKHKTE